Within Trichoderma atroviride chromosome 2, complete sequence, the genomic segment CTTTGAGAATGTGGCATTGGCAATGAAACAACGTACCTCCTCGACCTGAGCTGAATgcgccgtcgccatggctgccctCGACGCCAGATCGCACCACCTCACCGTCGACGTATTTTGTatcgtcctcgtcaatgTTGCCAGCCCCGCCGCGGCCGTGGGATACTTCAACAGCCAtgacgaagaaaagaagaatctgtTAGATGCTTAATTGGATATGCTTAGCTGTATTGCCGTAATTATGGTGCAAATAAGGATCAATGCCCTACCGTTTACAGCTCACGGTAGCTTGGACGCTCGGCTGGCGCTACCAAATCCTTTATATCACAGGCCGTGACTTACACATGCCAAGTGATAAGAACAATAATCGCGTGGGAACCAAGGCGCCGGATGCGCCACATGGCTGCTCGTGGCGGAAACTCAGGCGACAGAACGAATGACATCAGCGAATGAGGAGCTTCAATGCGCGTGTGGGAGAATCCCGTTATCAGTTCCCCCCAAAAATTTGGTTTCTCAGCCGCGGCCATTCCCCCATGTCGTTCCTCCAAGAGATAAAGCCCTTTATCGGCAATGCTTTGCGCCGACACCCAATGGCGGGAGCCAGTGAGATGCAGCGGGGCGCTGGCCGGTTTACGTACCTGAATTTGGTGACATACAGTGACAGGGTTCCTTATCGATGACCTAAGAGCCACTATCAGAAGCATGCATCATCAATGCCTGTGCTGTAATTCACCTCAAGGCTCAACGGGTGTCCCGGATTCGGTAGGCATATAAGGCTAACAACAGGATTTGTTTCGTCTCGTATGTATGTACCATATAATATCATACAACTTCCTTCACGACTCGAGAAACAGAGTTGGGATTGAGCGTACACAACATGTCAGTCTTTCTCAACTGATGTCGCCGACTAAAGCTCAGCGACCACGCCACGTCCCTGtggctcttctccctcataCTTCAAAAAATTCTCGGGTATCTCTACCAAAGAATTCAGACCCCATATATCCCAAAGCGCCTTCACATCATCCTCAGGCATGTCGTCTACCAAGTAAAACCATTTCTCCCCAATCTTCAAAACGTCCGCGCGCACGCTCCGAGTGCAAGCCGGTGCTTTCCCCGTGACGGCGTCCTTTTGCGAATCATAgtgccagctgctgccgtaCAGCCTCTTGTTCGACCTGGCGCAAACCCAGCCTCTTACGGTGACGAAGTCTGCTCCGCACGTCCCGTCGTCCTCTTCGCGGCCGGCAACGATGTCTTGCTTGACGCAGTCCTCGCAAGTAAAACCGGCAATCAGATGTTCGCCGTGGCAGCATGCGCCTGGGACTATGTCGTGGCAGAAGGCAGCATTGCCGCTGCAGTCGCCCCAGGCCCAGAGAGTCAGTGTTCTGCTAACTGCGGACGTAGCGTGGGCCCGGAAACCAAGCAgtataagaataaaaatggCTTGAATGAATTGCATCTCTTGGTATCGCTGCTCTGATTTATTAGAGTTATGAAGTTTGTTTTAGTCGGCATGCAGACTCAAAGCCGGGACGAGGCCCTTTATATGCATATACGCCTCAATCCCTTGCATAGGTAGGTAATAGACAGAGAGACAGGACCGCCTTGAATTATGTGATTCTATCGCCGTTGTATTACACCAACCACTCAATCGCATCATTCATGTCTAGAAAGGCTGCTGAATCGACTACGATCATCTCAATGCACAGTCATCTTCTTACATAATTTATCTTACTTTGACTAATTCTACAGCCTTATACACGCAGTCTTATATTGAGATACTGAACAGCGACGCCGATTTCATTCTACTGAATTAATGTGACGCCATTTCAAAAAGATAATATAATCTGCTCTGTAATAGCATGTATTTGAATTTAAGACTTTGCAACTGAACCTAATTAGTGTTGCTACATGCATATATCGGAAACCTCCTCTACTTCAAACGCTCTTGGGTCTATTGATATTTTCTTTATGTGACGGAATTCAATCTTCCACCTATACTTTGCCAGCCCGGCCTATCTGGAGAATCTCACCCGTCAGCTGCTCATCGCTTCGCAGAACcggccaagaagctccaTCAGCCTTGACAAGAATAAGCTCCAGCTTCGTGCCGAGAATCTTGAATGACGATTTTTCCGTGTCGATTTCGCCAAATAGCGGCACGGTTGCCGTATATCGCTTGGGCGTGGGATCGCTGGTCGTAAGGTCCAAATCGAGCTCTTTTCCCTTGAAATCGACCTTGGCCGTCTccttcttgatcttcttcaagaaatATGACGCAATGACCTGTGTAGAAGTCTGGTAGAAGTCGTGCCTAAAAGATGGTCAGGAGCTGGTCGGTTGTCGCCGAATATCGATTCACTTCAAAACACAAATAAGGGACTCACCTAACTGTGGTCAAAATCTCTTCGCTGCCTGACTCGGGCGTGTCCTTCTTCCCGCTGCCGACAAATAGATGCTTGTCCTTTGTCTTACagccctccatcttcataAACTGGTCAAACTCTAGCACCCTCCTCTTGCAGCATGAATACCCCTTGCTGCCCTCGTGGAAAATTGGTACACCAGGGTGGTGCACgcattcttctccttctcttgcaGACCCCTTCTTGTATTTGATGGTGCATCCCTTTCGGCGGCACTCAGCTCCGTCAGGAATGTCCAAGCTCGAATCGTCATCCTCGGAATCTGggggcggcggaggaggtgTGGGAATGTGCTGTGCTGGTTGGATCGGCAATCGAGCCGGCGCGGATACACTggcctcttcaatcttctttgccaGGGCAGCTTCGTCGATCTGAGGCTTCTCTTCCACGGGAGGGGGCTTTTCAGTGGTTGAATGTGTGCCCGTCGTACAAGGAGGAATGTCCATGAATTCGTCGAAAGTCAATACTCGCGGCTTGCAGCACTTCCATCCTATAAGTTTCTTGGTTTAATATATAGACTTAAAGGGGcgaaaggtaaaaaaaaaaaaaaacgactATGCTGATCAAGAAAACATAGAAGAAGCTCTCGTACCTTTCTGCCCCTCGTGAAAGACAGGTGGACCAGGGTGGTAATGACACTCCTCTTCTGGGTCAGTATATTCTTTGCCGCAGCCCTGGCGGACACACTTTTGCGCCATGGTGAAGGTGGACTATGTGATACAATGGCTGGTATTtcgatggagaaggaagccGAAAATCGTGCAGcataaaattaaagaaatGTTGAAGCAATTGAAAGCTTTAGCTGTCCGGAGAAGTGGGTAGCTGATGGGATCTTCTAGAACTGTAAAGATGACGgagctgctcttgctctctCACCGCTTTCCTATTTCGATGCGGGGTTCAAGATctcaaagctgctgcttatCGGGTATGCAATTAAACCGTAGCCATCATCAGATGATAGTTTGAAATCCAATGAGAGAGAAATCTCGAGCTACAGAAAGTGAACCCAAATTAACAATTGGTGCTTAGTAGctgggaagagagagagaaaaatgTTTATTACAAGGCGCCTTCTGCGTGCCTGCAGAATTACTTTATTCTCACGAGATGACTGCGGCTTGTGCACGCAAGCTAAAGGGGTCCTTTCCGATGTCTGGGATAAGCGGCCGTTTCACTACACAGAAGTGAACTTGGCAAAGCCAGAATTCAAGCATTGGAAGAATCTGTACGATTTCGATATTCCTGTTGTAAGTGGTTCATGTTTTCTCCGGTATTTTCCGGTAGAAATCCGGCGCTATGCTGATGCGTATTAAACAGATACATATTAgcaaagcagaagctgcggaagaagatgttAATAAGACCGGAAAGGCTATCAAATTAATGCACCGCTTCACGACAGAGCAAGTCGAGGCAAAAATGGATCAAGCTGAAGGCATCTAATTTATCCTTCTAATCTATGTACCCACGTCAATGGAGGAACATCTACAACACACATGCCCCGGTTTAGTTTTTGGCAGCGGTCAGATACTGCTTGACTACATCCTCAAGGCCCATGTAATCCGTGACGACATGGACCATATCAAAGCCTCGCTGCTGGCACTGCTTGGCATGGGCACCGCTGAAAGTATAGATGCCGCTTTTCTTGCCAGCTTTCTTGGCGGCGACCTGGACCTTTGAGATGGCATCATCGAGCTCTTGGGGGATGCCGGCCTCGCTGACGCGGTGCCCGATGTTTATGCCTATGTTTTGCCGTTTGCGGTTAACAGCGGAAGATTTTTGTAGTAAATATTTGGGGTTAACTTACCGAGATCAAATGGACCAACGAAGAGGACGTCAACTCCCTTGACAGCAGCAATTTCATCCACCACCTCGAGGGCTTCTTTGGTCTCAATTTGGACCATGGTCAATATGTTCTCATTGGCTTGGTTAAGGTAATCTAGAGAAGAGATGGTGGGGCCAAACTGCTTGGCAGAATAAGGAGATCCAAAGCCTCGCTTTCCCAGAGGGGGGAATTTGGCGGCTTGGACGAGGTCCTCGGCTTCTTTGACGGTACGCAACAGCGGGACAAGAACCTAGAACAAGGGGGCTGTATCAGCATATAGGTCGCCTTCCTAACAGTGAATCCAATaatgaaaaaaaatcttGTATGAAATACTTACACCATGGGCACCACAGTCCAATGCACCTGAACGTTGTCACGTCAGCTTCATTAACAGATTCTGGGATGGAAGATGTCACCAACGCTTCACCATCCATGGCTCCATTCCCGGGATTCGAACAATGGGAGATACTCCCAGCGCCGCAATAGCTGGAACTGACTCATGCATAGCACGATCTGTCAATCATTCAAAATATTAGCTCACTTTCATCAAGTTATCATGCGATATCATAATCTGTGCCAGTATAACATACCGTCCAAGCTGCCATGCTCACAGTCCACCAGCACCCAGTCCACGCCCGATTGCGCCAGTATCCTGGCCGGTGCCGCTCCAGGAATCATCTGCCAGCCTCCAAAGGCAGGCTTGTTTGCATCAAAGAGAGCCCTGAGCCTGTTGCCGTCTTTGAGCGTGGCCTTTGCGCCGCCAGGCGTAGCTCCCGCAGCGATATAAGACATTTTGAACGGATTACACTGTAGAACGGGCCTCTGCCGGAGTAATAAACGAGAAGTGGCAGTTCTTAGGAAGAAAGAGTTCATGCCTGCCGCAGCTCCAAAGGGAACAAAGTATGAGAGATCAGTACATATAAGTGAGAGTTTGAAGGCTGGGGCTATATGTGCATCGAGGGAATCAAATTCAGTGCCCTGTACTAACCTACACGTCAGAGAAGGTAGAGCGCGACGTTTCTCTCTCCCACGGCGAACGATTGGACGATTTGTATATGACGAGATGACGTTTAAAGTAATGGGATGAGTCGGGAGACAGATTCGGACGAGGATTATAGTTATGCAGTGAGGTCTCTGCTGACGTGACCAAAGAGCATGAAGCAGCCAGTGCGGGGGAGTACAAGCCGAAGGGCGCGTGGGGAAATCGCAAGATACTACACGCGGACTCTGTCCGACCCAAGCAAGAGGCTGGTGGAGGATATTCCCTAATAGGCACTCTGCACAGTGAAACTAATTGCTTACCTTTCAGTGGTGTTGATTTGTACTGAATACCTAGGCAAGCTGTTTCGAGAGCTGCTGACTTTTGTTAGCGTCTCATTGATGATGAGCCTATTTCATGTTATCCTTAGTTGTATATATCGCATTCACGCACATGCGCAAGAACCAGGGCAGTTGAAACAAGTCATGTGCGTTGATCTATTAGATTGCATTGGTATTTACATATAAAAGTCAATTTGCTTCAAATTGGTTGTTTTTGCCATTTTATTGcgccagaaaaaaaaaagcctttgaTTATAGTTCAGTCTAGTCTTGTAATCTAATTTGCGAGAAGGAGGGTTTCGCGTCCGTGGTTCTatcgaaaagaaaagggcatctTTGAACACACGCGTCGGATCCTCTTTGCGGTTGTATCTCAAGAAAAGGGCGTCGTGCCGGTATTCCACGTGCACGAGTCGCCTATTTTCCTATGAACATTGACCCTGCCGCGAGCTGATCTTTAGTAATTTTGCCCAGAGATCATAGAAGCGGAAAAGCATCCGCCATGCTCAAGCTGGGGGAGTGTATCGAGATGAATGAATGTCTATAATCCATTAATCTTGAAGGCATCTGTTATTTGGTGTCAGTAAAGGCCAAATTCATGCGTCATCCAACAGCTGCCCATCATACCCAAGATAATCCTCTTTGATGCTCCCGATAGCCCACATTTCGCCGACTTCTGTTCGAGTACCGATAATCTTGACACGCACATGCGTACCCGGTTCGATGACAGTGTCTTCGTTGTTAGTAAACTGTGGGGGTGTCGCATTGGGGTCCCATTTGATGTCGCTGGGTATCAGCTGTGATGCTGTGAATCAGCGCGATTCTACCAACTACAATGCATTGCCTGGGGGAAGACGCACATGAGCAGACACAAACAGTCTGAGGGGACCAGCTTGGGCGAAGAAACCCTGTGGATTGATGGAGTAGACAACGGCATCAACCTGATCAGGGTTAGACAACTGCTTGCCTCAGTGGGCGCAGATTTCGCCTTACCGTCTCTCCTTTGAATGGCCGCCATACGACCGCGCGGTATCCAACGGTAAACTCTGCGAGACCATTGCTCGGTAAGATCCGGCCTTCGGAAATGTCGAAGGTGtccatgatggagatgatgtaGTAGCTGCCGGCGCAGGTACCTTCGACATCTTTCAGCAGTTTGCTGGTCACAAGGTCGTGCATGTTACGGCCGAAGTAGGACGGGTGGAGGGTGACCCTCCGCTCCATGTTGTAGAGGAAAAACATGATGGGCTGTCGGGCAGAGATGCGTAATGAGAACGTCAATGGATGATGGAAGGGCGGCGTTTGCGAGCTGGTAGAAAAGCGATGGGTGAGCCTTCCAGAGAAGCCCCTTCAATTTCCCATATGAAGGCGTATCGGAGTCTCGTTTACCGAATGGTTCGTATCCTAGAGGCGCACGAGCGCTGGCTGGATATCCCAATGGTCGATCAGCCAGGCAATGAAATGGAAGGCGAATCGAAATCGGtggaaagaaggggaaatCGAGCAGAGGCCCGGCGGGGGCGGCGAGGGGGGCGACGGGAGAGGAGACAGAGGAGGAGACAAAGGCCTTGAAGCAGACGCAGCACGCACAGCTGAAACTCTGCGCTTTCGAGTGTGCGTTGCTGGCTCCTCGGCTGGGGAAGTTGGTGGATATGAGGAGGATGCTGGAGCGCGACGAGGCTGCGATGTTTGGCGACTGGCACTTGCAAGAAATCTTTGGGGATTGCGCAGCCGGCGCTAAAGCCTACATGGTCTGTGCGCTATGCCCAGACCGGACAGCGCAGCAGTCAATCGCCAGATTGGAGCTTATTGGGTACAAGCTTTTTGGTGCTCGCCGCACTGGACGGCAGAAGATGCACGGCGCTGTATGGAACGGTTGGGGTAAGAGTCTCATCACTCCGCATTAGAAGCGTTCTATCACATGCCTTTTGCATatcaaaggcaaagagcATGCATAAGGAGAGCGCAGGAAGCCAGGAGAGGCAGAGTGTGCTGTTTGATAGGCCACCTCTATAGCGTTTGTcgtaccagcagcagtgcaTTGCTTCCCAAAGCTGAATATCAACTCGTAGTATCTGAATCCATCGTCAATCATCCACAGCAATTGTAGTCTCGATATCCGACCTAGCGGCGATTTATCTTGTCTGAAAATACTGCAATGCTGTCTCATGCGCGCATCTTCAGCCTTCCAAGGTACCTCTGCACGCTAGTAGTGTCGGCGGCAGCACGGGTACCTGGCGGAGTCCGTCCGCTGTTGGAGCTGCTCACCTACCTCAGTACTGCTCTTTGTTCACTGCCGactccttttcctctctatCCCTTGCAGTTCCGGCTTACCAGACTCTCGGTTATGCATGCGTTTTGCCTGTCAACGGCGCTTATGGCTGTTACAGTGGAGGGAGGCTGAGCACGAGGCGCGCTGAGATGGTCCGAGGCTCCCAAATCCCCACCATTCTGAACCATCCACAGCGGCCTTCAGTGGGGGACGCAGAGCTCTCAGCGCCTCGAACCTCCTGACTTGGGCCATTTCGCTTCAAcatcctcttcttgcctcATGCCGAGCGAAACTCATTCGATGCTTCAGCCTCGACAAGCCTCTCTGCTCTACCCTGCGCCAGCTTCTCTGCTCTCCGAGTCGCGTCCTGCGTTTTGCTGCCTGCGGACCCTCTGAGCTGTTCGACTGCGTTTGATCATCTCGTCTCACGTGCCAGCCGGTCGCGCCAATTCTTCGGACACAGCGGTACCTTTCTATCACATTTTGTTGAGCACTTCTCTCGCTGCCTCTGTATCCTCTGCCAACCCCGAAAGAATGTCGCTGGACCTGGAAAAGCACTTGACGTTTGTGAGCACACGTCCAATCTTCTCATGATTCTTTCGTTTGCCTACTGACAAATGAATCTCGCTCTCAGTATGGCGCATACCATCACAACAGCGTCAATGTGGCCATTCATATGATCTGCgtgcctctgctgctcgtATCAGGATTTGCTTTGGTATGTCCATCAGCCCCCTGTCAACTCGACGATGTCACCCAAAGCAGTATCCTTACGCCCCTTTTTTTGACTCTGTGCAACAGGCCACGTATACGGGTACAATCGTTCACACGCCCAGCTGGGCAACCGTCCCATATCTGGATCTCAATCTGGGCACCATCGGAGCTTTCCTCTACGCAGCGCTGTATCTGCTGTTAGAGCCGGTAGCGGGCTTTGTTTTGGCTGCTTTCTGTCTCGGTAGCACGGCATTCGTCAACTCATGGCACCTTCGTGATCCCACTTTGACCTTCCAGGTCGCTCTTGGAGTTCACATCGTTTGCTGGATCGCGCAGTTCATTGGCCATGGAGCTTTCGAGGGTCGCGCCCCTGCTCTGATGGACAATCTCGTCCAAGCCATCTTCCTGGCGCCCATGTTTGTCTGGCTAGAGATGCTCTTCAAGCTGGGGTACCGACGAGAGCTTCAGGCTCGTGTCGAGAAAGCTGTAGTGAAGGAGATTGCCAAGTTCGAAGCCGCATCAAAGAATGGCAAGGCCAATTAAACCGGTGCCAGCTGAGAGATATGAGCCCTGGCCAGATATATCGAGGCCTCTCAAATCTCCGATCAGCCATACTCACATCTGAGCCCTCTCCCCATTCAGTTGTTAGTCAACAAACACGTCATTTTAACTTTGGATGAGATACAGCCTCTGACGACAGGCCTCGAATTCCCAATTCTTACGTCTCATTAACCAAACAGACAGGATTTAATATTGCAAGCAAGCGCTCTCAATCGCACTTTCATATGAGCCAAATCTGCAAAACATTTtctcttattttctttctctatTGTCGACATAGTCGAGGTACCCCAAAAATATCAGGAGAAGTGAGCTTTGGCTGCGCTTTACTAAAGACGCAGACAAGGCACAGTATAATAATTGTTCTTTTAGCCAATTTTTTGCATCAGTTAGCAGCTGTAAGCTGATGCGGTAGTAACTcagaaaaaaatatcaaaacTCTATTACCTCATCTCCCCTTTGCTGCCGAGGACCAAGAGATATGCATAGCTCTGGTTTCAACTCCGTACCTTTAATTAGGATAAAGGCGGTTGAAGCACCTATGCCAGAGACCGGACACAAGATTAACACAAGTCGAAGATACTCCAGCGGACTACATTGCCGAAACACGTCTCCATAGCACAGAGTTGGCTCGGACAACTTATGCATAGCCAAGAGACCGAATGCGATGTCAGCCACCATCTCGTTTCAGGTATATCTCTGTATCTCTTGTAATATGATTGAAAGATGTATCACGCGAAGCTGGCTAAACAATAGTCAAGATGATACATAAGTGTAAGGGTTGTCGCTGACCCTAAAAGAGCCAAATTGAGGTAGGCTTATATTATGTTCCTATATTTCATGACTGAACAAGTCGAGTGTTATATGTCGCAAAATGCATATACTGTACATATACCTTGGATAGTTAGGGCACCAATCTACGTCTATCTACATATTTGtacttgatttttttttttcttaaattgTTTATACCCAATTATATATCTGTGCATCTATTTGCATCTATTCAACCATGCATCTCGCTGCTTTCGGAAATCAGAACCTGGCCGTACTGTGAGCAGCTTTTGTGTCTATTACAATGCACCTAGCAGTGAGCTTTGCTTTTCATTGAAGCCCACCCTAGTCAATTCTAGTGAGACAGCCTCTTAAATTCACAGAGCCAActctactactagtactgtGTATTCTTACTACATGCACTGAACTTCACCTACCTGTAGTGTAAGCTCTCATCGTTTCAGCAGCCTTGAGGCTAGGGAAAAAACAGCTACTAGAAGCAGTATTACCTAGAGGATTTCTTCACGGTATCTGGCCCCTCAAGTTGGTGCTTCTTTGGATCTTGAAAATGGATAGGGCAGCGTTGCTTTTCAACTAGTCGTGCTGTGGGGGCACATCCATATAAGGCGTTCACTTGACGAGAACCCGAGTTTACTCCCCAGGATATTGAGATTTAACAGAGCTAATTTGGCTCCGTACCCGAGTCATCTCTCAGTTAGAGACTGGCCATCCAAGACCCAATTGCGATACCGGAGCTAGAGGGAAAAGCGCCCAAGGGCAAACAATGAGCATGGGGGCGGCGGCTGGGCGATGGTCCGTGCCGTCACCAATTCAGTATCATACAGTAGGGCCAGGATGCATTCGATGGGACGCCAGATCCCGACTCTGCTCTACAGTAGGCTAGCGAGCCAGGACATCTGGGTTGCAAGTCTGAGTGCGGTATAGAGGAGGGTTTGTACTGGCTGCTTCCTCCACTTCCAGCTAATCGAGATATCGCTCAATTGGCCTAATAGATGTGCGGCCTAGGGCTAGAAGTCTTCCAACTGCTGGCTTGAGGCTCGCGCAGCCAACGAATGGCATTGAAGCCATG encodes:
- a CDS encoding uncharacterized protein (EggNog:ENOG41~SECRETED:SignalP(1-22)); amino-acid sequence: MQFIQAIFILILLGFRAHATSAVSRTLTLWAWGDCSGNAAFCHDIVPGACCHGEHLIAGFTCEDCVKQDIVAGREEDDGTCGADFVTVRGWVCARSNKRLYGSSWHYDSQKDAVTGKAPACTRSVRADVLKIGEKWFYLVDDMPEDDVKALWDIWGLNSLVEIPENFLKYEGEEPQGRGVVAEL
- a CDS encoding uncharacterized protein (EggNog:ENOG41), translating into MAQKCVRQGCGKEYTDPEEECHYHPGPPVFHEGQKGWKCCKPRVLTFDEFMDIPPCTTGTHSTTEKPPPVEEKPQIDEAALAKKIEEASVSAPARLPIQPAQHIPTPPPPPPDSEDDDSSLDIPDGAECRRKGCTIKYKKGSAREGEECVHHPGVPIFHEGSKGYSCCKRRVLEFDQFMKMEGCKTKDKHLFVGSGKKDTPESGSEEILTTVRHDFYQTSTQVIASYFLKKIKKETAKVDFKGKELDLDLTTSDPTPKRYTATVPLFGEIDTEKSSFKILGTKLELILVKADGASWPVLRSDEQLTGEILQIGRAGKV
- a CDS encoding uncharacterized protein (EggNog:ENOG41~TransMembrane:5 (o20-42i54-74o80-99i106-128o140-161i)), translated to MSLDLEKHLTFYGAYHHNSVNVAIHMICVPLLLVSGFALATYTGTIVHTPSWATVPYLDLNLGTIGAFLYAALYLLLEPVAGFVLAAFCLGSTAFVNSWHLRDPTLTFQVALGVHIVCWIAQFIGHGAFEGRAPALMDNLVQAIFLAPMFVWLEMLFKLGYRRELQARVEKAVVKEIAKFEAASKNGKAN